Proteins from one Mytilus galloprovincialis chromosome 11, xbMytGall1.hap1.1, whole genome shotgun sequence genomic window:
- the LOC143052685 gene encoding uncharacterized protein LOC143052685 translates to MDRNIVNICCLFVIILLASHCSCYHKFHKPEYAFDLDNAGNAIAGFVDSGVKEGSKVLVNPAQGHLSLEEGEVVKYLQVKVRSGNFTGDEEYVLENTNAFKVDENGYIIVNNTEKFNHSGVFEFYVVMFRLADIVSDPVPFIVEVI, encoded by the exons ATGGATAGAAATATAGTGAATATCTGCTGTCTGTTTGTCATCATCCTGTTAGCATCACATTGTTCTTGTT ACCACAAGTTCCACAAACCTGAATATGCATTTGATTTAGACAATGCAGGAAATGCAATTGCAGGCTTTGTTGATTCTGGAGTAAAAGAAGGATCTAAAGTTCTTGTTAATCCTGCTCAAGGCCACCTGTCCTTAGAAGAAGGAGAGGTTGTAAAATACCTACAAGTAAAAGTCCGATCAGGAAACTTTACTGGG GATGAAGAATATGTTTTAGAAAACACCAACGCTTTTAAAGTAGATGAAAATGGCTACATCATAGTGAATAACACCGAAAAATTCAACCACTCTGGGGTTTTTGAATTTTAT GTTGTAATGTTCAGACTTGCTGATATAGTTTCGGATCCAGTACCGTTTATTGTTGAggtcatttaa